A region of Capra hircus breed San Clemente chromosome 11, ASM170441v1, whole genome shotgun sequence DNA encodes the following proteins:
- the DCTN1 gene encoding dynactin subunit 1 isoform X5: MSAEASARPLRVGSRVEVIGKGHRGTVAYVGATLFATGKWVGVILDEAKGKNDGTVQGRKYFTCDEGHGIFVRQSQIQVFEDGADTTSPETPDSSASKVLRREGADSNPKTSKLRGLKPKKAPTARKTTTRRPKPTRPASTGVAGASGSLGPSGSASAGELSSSEPSTPAQTPLAAPIIPTPALTSPGAVLPLPSPSKEEEGLRAQVRDLEEKLETLRLKRAEDKAKLKELEKHKIQLEQVQEWKSKMQEQQADLQRRLKEARKEAKEALEAKERYMEEMADTADAIEMATLDKEMAEERAESLQQEAEVLRERVEELTTDLEILKAEIEEKGSDGAASSYQLKQLEEQNARLKDALVRMRDLSSSEKQEHVKLQKLMEKKNQELEVVRQQRERLQEELSQAERTIDELKEQVDAALGAEEMVETLTDRNLDLEEKVRKLKETVGDLEAINEMNDELQENARETELELREQLDMAGAQVRDAQKRVEAAQETVADYQQTIRKYRQLTAHLQDVNRALTNQQEASVERQQQPPPETFDFKIKFAETKAHAKAIEMELRQMEVVQANRHMGLLTAFMPDSFLRPGGDHDCVLVLLLMPRLICKAELIRKQAQEKFELSESCSERPGLRGAAGEQLSFAAGLVYSLSLLQATLHRYEHALSQCSVDVYKKVGSLYPEMSAHERSLDFLIELLHKDQLDETVNVEPLTKAIKYYQHLYSIHLAEQPEDSTMQLADHIKFTQSALDCMSVEVGRLRAFLQGGQEASDIALLLRDLETSCSDTRQFCKKIRRRMPGTDAPGIPSALAFGPQVSDTLLDCRKHLTWVVAVLQEVAAAAAQLIAPLAENEGLPVAALEELAFKASEQIYGAPSSNPYECLRQSCSLLISTMNKLATAMQEGEYDAERPPSKPPPVELRAAALRAEIMDAEGLGLKLEDRETVIKELKKSLKIKGEELSEANVRLSLLEKKLDSAAKDADERIEKVQTRLEETQTLLRKKEKEFEETMDALQADIDQLEAEKAELKQRLNSQSKRTIEGLRGPPPSGIATLVSGIAGEEQQRGGAPGQAPGSVPGPGLVKDSPLLLQQISAMRLHISQLQHENSTLKGAQMKASLAALPPLHVAKLSLPPHEGPGSELAAGALYRKTNQLLETLNQLSARTHVVDITRSNPAAKSPSAQLLEQVAQLKSLSDTIEKLKDEVLKETVSQRPGATVPTDFATFPSSAFLRAKEEQQDDTVYMGKVTFSCAAGLGQRHRLVLTQEQLHQLHDRLIS; the protein is encoded by the exons ATGAGTGCTGAGGCAAGTGCCCGGCCCCTGCGAGTGGGCTCCCGTGTGGAGGTGATTGGAAAAGGCCACCGTGGCACCGTGGCCTATGTTGGAGCCACACTCTTTGCTACTGGCAAATGGGTAGGTGTGATCCTGGATGAAGCAAAAGGCAAGAACGATGGAACCGTCCAAGGCAGGAAGTACTTCACTTGCGATGAAGGACATGGCATCTTTGTGCGCCAATCCCAG ATCCAGGTATTTGAAGATGGAGCGGATACTACTTCACCAGAGACACCTGATTCCTCTGCCTCAAAGGTCCTCAGAAGAG AGGGAGCTGACTCAAATCCAAAGACCAGCAAACTG CGGGGACTGAAGCCTAAGAAG GCACCGACAGCCCGAAAG ACTACAACTCGGCGGCCCAAG CCCACCCGCCCAGCCAGCACTGGGGTAGCCGGGGCCAGTGGTTCCCTGGGCCCCTCTGGCTCAGCATCAGCAGGTGAGCTGAGCAGCAGTGAGCCCAGCACCCCAGCTCAGACTCCGCTGGCAGCACCCATCATCCCCACGCCGGCCCTCACCTCTCCTGGAGCAGTACTCCCACTTCCTTCCCCCTCTAAG gaagaggaggggctgAGGGCCCAGGTGCGGGACCTGGAGGAGAAGCTGGAGACCCTGCGGCTGAAACGTGCAGAAGACAAGGCAAAACTGAAAGAGCTGGAGAAACACAAGATCCAGCTGGAGCAGGTGCAGGAATGGAAAAGCAAAATGCAGGAGCAGCAGGCAGACCTGCAGCGGCGCCTCAAGGAGGCTCGGAAG GAAGCCAAGGAGGCCCTAGAGGCAAAGGAACGCTACATGGAGGAGATGGCTGACACTGCTGACGCCATCGAGATGGCCACGCTGGACAAGGAGATGGCCGAAGAACGGGCTGAGTCCCTGCAGCAGGAGGCCGAGGTGCTGCGGGAGCGTGTGGAAGAGCTCACTACTGACTTGGAAATCCTCAAAGCTGAGATTGAAGAGAAGG GCTCAGATGGTGCCGCATCCAGTTACCAGCTCAAGCAGCTTGAGGAGCAGAATGCCCGCTTAAAGGACGCCCTCGTGAG AATGCGGGATCTTTCTTCCTCAGAGAAGCAGGAGCACGTGAAACTCCAGAAGCTCATGGAAAAGAAGAACCAAGAGCTGGAAGTTGTGAGGCAGCAGCGGGAGCGTCTGCAGGAGGAGCTGAGCCAGGCAGAGCGCACCATTGATGAGCTCAAGGAGCAG GTGGATGCTGCTCTGGGGGCTGAGGAGATGGTAGAGACGCTGACAGACCGGAACCTGGATCTGGAAGAGAAAGTGCGCAAATTGAAGGAGACGGTGGGGGACTTG GAAGCAATAAATGAAATGAACGATGAACTGCAGGAGAACGCCCGTGAGACGGAACTGGAGCTGCGGGAGCAGCTAGATATGGCGGGTGCCCAGGTACGGGACGCCCAGAAGCGTGTGGAAGCGGCCCAGGAGACAGTCGCAGACTATCAGCAGACCATCAGGAAGTACCGCCAGCTGACTGCCCACCTGCAG GACGTGAATCGGGCACTGACAAACCAGCAGGAAGCGTCTGTGGagaggcagcagcagccacctccAGAGACTTTTGACTTCAAGATCAAGTTTGCCGAGACTAAGGCTCATGCTAAG GCAATTGAGATGGAGTTGAGGCAGATGGAGGTGGTCCAGGCCAATCGGCACATGGGCCTGCTGACAGCCTTCATGCCCGACAGCTTCCTTCGGCCGGGCGGGGACCACGACTGCGTCCTGGTGCTGCTGCTCATGCCTAGACTCATTTGCAAG GCAGAGCTAATCCGGAAGCAGGCCCAGGAAAAGTTTGAACTAAGTGAGAGCTGTTCAGAGCGGCCAGGACTTCGAGGCGCTGCAGGGGAGCAGCTCAGCTTTGCTGCTGGGCTGGTGTATTCGCTGAGTTTGCTGCAGGCCACACTCCATCGTTATGAGCA TGCCCTCTCTCAGTGCAGTGTGGATGTGTATAAGAAGGTGGGCAGCCTCTACCCTGAGATGAGTGCCCACGAACGCTCCTTGGACTTCCTCATTGAGCTGCTGCACAAGGATCAGCTGGATGAGACTGTCAACGTAGAGCCTCTCACCAAGGCCATCAAGTACTACCAG CATCTATACAGCATCCACCTTGCTGAACAACCTGAGGACAGTACCATGCAGCTGGCTGACCACATTAAG TTTACCCAGAGTGCCCTGGACTGCATGAGTGTGGAGGTGGGACGGCTACGGGCCTTCTTGCAG GGTGGGCAGGAGGCTTCAGATATTGCCCTCCTGCTCCGGGACCTGGAAACTTCGTGCAGTGATACCCGGCAGTTCTGCAAGAAGATCCGGCGGCGGATGCCAGGGACGGATGCGCCTGGGATCCCGTCTGCACTGGCCTTTGGACCACAG GTGTCCGACACACTCCTCGACTGCAGAAAGCATTTGACGTGGGTGGTGGCAGTGCTGCAGGAGGTGGCAGCAGCTGCTGCCCAGCTCATTGCCCCACTGGCAGAGAACGAGGGACTGCCTGTGGCTGCCCTGGAGGAGCTGGCTTTCAAAGCAAGCGAGCAG ATCTACGGGGCCCCCTCCAGCAACCCCTATGAGTGTCTGCGCCAGTCATGCAGCCTCCTCATCAGCACTATGAACAAGTTGGCCACAGCCATGCAGGAGGGAGAGTACGATGCCGAGCGGCCCCCTAGCAAG CCTCCCCCAGTTGAGCTGCGGGCTGCAGCACTTCGTGCAGAGATCATGGATGCTGAAGGCCTGGGTTTGAAGCTTGAAGATCGAGAGACAGTTATTAAAGAGCTGAAGAAGTCACTGAAGATCAAG GGGGAAGAGCTCAGTGAGGCCAATGTGCGGCTGAGCCTCCTGGAGAAGAAGCTGGACAGTGCTGCCAAGGATGCTGATGAGCGCATTGAGAAAGTCCAGACTCGGCTGGAGGAGACCCAGACACTGCTGCGGAAGAAGGAGAA AGAGTTTGAGGAGACCATGGATGCACTTCAGGCTGACATCGACCAGCTGGAGGCAGAGAAGGCAGAGTTAAAGCAGCGATTGAACAGCCAGTCCAAGCGCACGATTGAGGGGCTGCGGGGGCCCCCTCCCTCGGGTATTGCCACCCTGGTCTCTGGCATTGCTGGGG AAGAACAGCAGCGAG GAGGTGCCCCTGGGCAGGCTCCAGGGTCTGTGCCAGGTCCAGGGCTGGTGAAGGACTCTCCACTGCTGCTTCAGCAGATCTCTGCCATGAGGCTGCACATCTCCCAGCTTCAGCATGAGAACAGCACCCTCAAG GGAGCCCAGATGAAGGCATCCTTAGCAGCCCTGCCCCCTCTGCACGTGGCCAAACTCTCTCTCCCGCCCCACGAGGGCCCTGGCAGCGAGCTTGCTGCTGGAGCGCTGTATCGTAAGACCAACCAGCTGCTGGAGACACTGAATCAGTTGAGCGCACGCACGCACGTAGTGGACATCACTCGCTCCAACCCTG CTGCCAAGAGCCCATCGGCCCAGCTCCTGGAGCAGGTGGCTCAGCTCAAGTCCCTAAGCGACACCATTGAGAAGCTCAAG GATGAGGTTCTTAAGGAGACTGTATCTCAGCGCCCTGGAGCCACGGTCCCCACTGACTTTGCCACCTTCCCTTCATCAGCCTTCCTCAGG GCCAAGGAAGAGCAGCAGGATGACACTGTGTACATGGGCAAAGTGACCTTCTCGTGCGCGGCTGGCCTTGGGCAGCGACACCGGCTGGTGCTCACCCAGGAGCAGCTGCACCAGCTCCACGACCGCCTCATCTCCTAA
- the DCTN1 gene encoding dynactin subunit 1 isoform X8 — MSAEASARPLRVGSRVEVIGKGHRGTVAYVGATLFATGKWVGVILDEAKGKNDGTVQGRKYFTCDEGHGIFVRQSQIQVFEDGADTTSPETPDSSASKVLRREGADSNPKTSKLTTTRRPKPTRPASTGVAGASGSLGPSGSASAGELSSSEPSTPAQTPLAAPIIPTPALTSPGAVLPLPSPSKEEEGLRAQVRDLEEKLETLRLKRAEDKAKLKELEKHKIQLEQVQEWKSKMQEQQADLQRRLKEARKEAKEALEAKERYMEEMADTADAIEMATLDKEMAEERAESLQQEAEVLRERVEELTTDLEILKAEIEEKGSDGAASSYQLKQLEEQNARLKDALVRMRDLSSSEKQEHVKLQKLMEKKNQELEVVRQQRERLQEELSQAERTIDELKEQVDAALGAEEMVETLTDRNLDLEEKVRKLKETVGDLEAINEMNDELQENARETELELREQLDMAGAQVRDAQKRVEAAQETVADYQQTIRKYRQLTAHLQDVNRALTNQQEASVERQQQPPPETFDFKIKFAETKAHAKAIEMELRQMEVVQANRHMGLLTAFMPDSFLRPGGDHDCVLVLLLMPRLICKAELIRKQAQEKFELSESCSERPGLRGAAGEQLSFAAGLVYSLSLLQATLHRYEHALSQCSVDVYKKVGSLYPEMSAHERSLDFLIELLHKDQLDETVNVEPLTKAIKYYQHLYSIHLAEQPEDSTMQLADHIKFTQSALDCMSVEVGRLRAFLQGGQEASDIALLLRDLETSCSDTRQFCKKIRRRMPGTDAPGIPSALAFGPQVSDTLLDCRKHLTWVVAVLQEVAAAAAQLIAPLAENEGLPVAALEELAFKASEQIYGAPSSNPYECLRQSCSLLISTMNKLATAMQEGEYDAERPPSKPPPVELRAAALRAEIMDAEGLGLKLEDRETVIKELKKSLKIKGEELSEANVRLSLLEKKLDSAAKDADERIEKVQTRLEETQTLLRKKEKEFEETMDALQADIDQLEAEKAELKQRLNSQSKRTIEGLRGPPPSGIATLVSGIAGEEQQRGGAPGQAPGSVPGPGLVKDSPLLLQQISAMRLHISQLQHENSTLKGAQMKASLAALPPLHVAKLSLPPHEGPGSELAAGALYRKTNQLLETLNQLSARTHVVDITRSNPAAKSPSAQLLEQVAQLKSLSDTIEKLKDEVLKETVSQRPGATVPTDFATFPSSAFLRAKEEQQDDTVYMGKVTFSCAAGLGQRHRLVLTQEQLHQLHDRLIS; from the exons ATGAGTGCTGAGGCAAGTGCCCGGCCCCTGCGAGTGGGCTCCCGTGTGGAGGTGATTGGAAAAGGCCACCGTGGCACCGTGGCCTATGTTGGAGCCACACTCTTTGCTACTGGCAAATGGGTAGGTGTGATCCTGGATGAAGCAAAAGGCAAGAACGATGGAACCGTCCAAGGCAGGAAGTACTTCACTTGCGATGAAGGACATGGCATCTTTGTGCGCCAATCCCAG ATCCAGGTATTTGAAGATGGAGCGGATACTACTTCACCAGAGACACCTGATTCCTCTGCCTCAAAGGTCCTCAGAAGAG AGGGAGCTGACTCAAATCCAAAGACCAGCAAACTG ACTACAACTCGGCGGCCCAAG CCCACCCGCCCAGCCAGCACTGGGGTAGCCGGGGCCAGTGGTTCCCTGGGCCCCTCTGGCTCAGCATCAGCAGGTGAGCTGAGCAGCAGTGAGCCCAGCACCCCAGCTCAGACTCCGCTGGCAGCACCCATCATCCCCACGCCGGCCCTCACCTCTCCTGGAGCAGTACTCCCACTTCCTTCCCCCTCTAAG gaagaggaggggctgAGGGCCCAGGTGCGGGACCTGGAGGAGAAGCTGGAGACCCTGCGGCTGAAACGTGCAGAAGACAAGGCAAAACTGAAAGAGCTGGAGAAACACAAGATCCAGCTGGAGCAGGTGCAGGAATGGAAAAGCAAAATGCAGGAGCAGCAGGCAGACCTGCAGCGGCGCCTCAAGGAGGCTCGGAAG GAAGCCAAGGAGGCCCTAGAGGCAAAGGAACGCTACATGGAGGAGATGGCTGACACTGCTGACGCCATCGAGATGGCCACGCTGGACAAGGAGATGGCCGAAGAACGGGCTGAGTCCCTGCAGCAGGAGGCCGAGGTGCTGCGGGAGCGTGTGGAAGAGCTCACTACTGACTTGGAAATCCTCAAAGCTGAGATTGAAGAGAAGG GCTCAGATGGTGCCGCATCCAGTTACCAGCTCAAGCAGCTTGAGGAGCAGAATGCCCGCTTAAAGGACGCCCTCGTGAG AATGCGGGATCTTTCTTCCTCAGAGAAGCAGGAGCACGTGAAACTCCAGAAGCTCATGGAAAAGAAGAACCAAGAGCTGGAAGTTGTGAGGCAGCAGCGGGAGCGTCTGCAGGAGGAGCTGAGCCAGGCAGAGCGCACCATTGATGAGCTCAAGGAGCAG GTGGATGCTGCTCTGGGGGCTGAGGAGATGGTAGAGACGCTGACAGACCGGAACCTGGATCTGGAAGAGAAAGTGCGCAAATTGAAGGAGACGGTGGGGGACTTG GAAGCAATAAATGAAATGAACGATGAACTGCAGGAGAACGCCCGTGAGACGGAACTGGAGCTGCGGGAGCAGCTAGATATGGCGGGTGCCCAGGTACGGGACGCCCAGAAGCGTGTGGAAGCGGCCCAGGAGACAGTCGCAGACTATCAGCAGACCATCAGGAAGTACCGCCAGCTGACTGCCCACCTGCAG GACGTGAATCGGGCACTGACAAACCAGCAGGAAGCGTCTGTGGagaggcagcagcagccacctccAGAGACTTTTGACTTCAAGATCAAGTTTGCCGAGACTAAGGCTCATGCTAAG GCAATTGAGATGGAGTTGAGGCAGATGGAGGTGGTCCAGGCCAATCGGCACATGGGCCTGCTGACAGCCTTCATGCCCGACAGCTTCCTTCGGCCGGGCGGGGACCACGACTGCGTCCTGGTGCTGCTGCTCATGCCTAGACTCATTTGCAAG GCAGAGCTAATCCGGAAGCAGGCCCAGGAAAAGTTTGAACTAAGTGAGAGCTGTTCAGAGCGGCCAGGACTTCGAGGCGCTGCAGGGGAGCAGCTCAGCTTTGCTGCTGGGCTGGTGTATTCGCTGAGTTTGCTGCAGGCCACACTCCATCGTTATGAGCA TGCCCTCTCTCAGTGCAGTGTGGATGTGTATAAGAAGGTGGGCAGCCTCTACCCTGAGATGAGTGCCCACGAACGCTCCTTGGACTTCCTCATTGAGCTGCTGCACAAGGATCAGCTGGATGAGACTGTCAACGTAGAGCCTCTCACCAAGGCCATCAAGTACTACCAG CATCTATACAGCATCCACCTTGCTGAACAACCTGAGGACAGTACCATGCAGCTGGCTGACCACATTAAG TTTACCCAGAGTGCCCTGGACTGCATGAGTGTGGAGGTGGGACGGCTACGGGCCTTCTTGCAG GGTGGGCAGGAGGCTTCAGATATTGCCCTCCTGCTCCGGGACCTGGAAACTTCGTGCAGTGATACCCGGCAGTTCTGCAAGAAGATCCGGCGGCGGATGCCAGGGACGGATGCGCCTGGGATCCCGTCTGCACTGGCCTTTGGACCACAG GTGTCCGACACACTCCTCGACTGCAGAAAGCATTTGACGTGGGTGGTGGCAGTGCTGCAGGAGGTGGCAGCAGCTGCTGCCCAGCTCATTGCCCCACTGGCAGAGAACGAGGGACTGCCTGTGGCTGCCCTGGAGGAGCTGGCTTTCAAAGCAAGCGAGCAG ATCTACGGGGCCCCCTCCAGCAACCCCTATGAGTGTCTGCGCCAGTCATGCAGCCTCCTCATCAGCACTATGAACAAGTTGGCCACAGCCATGCAGGAGGGAGAGTACGATGCCGAGCGGCCCCCTAGCAAG CCTCCCCCAGTTGAGCTGCGGGCTGCAGCACTTCGTGCAGAGATCATGGATGCTGAAGGCCTGGGTTTGAAGCTTGAAGATCGAGAGACAGTTATTAAAGAGCTGAAGAAGTCACTGAAGATCAAG GGGGAAGAGCTCAGTGAGGCCAATGTGCGGCTGAGCCTCCTGGAGAAGAAGCTGGACAGTGCTGCCAAGGATGCTGATGAGCGCATTGAGAAAGTCCAGACTCGGCTGGAGGAGACCCAGACACTGCTGCGGAAGAAGGAGAA AGAGTTTGAGGAGACCATGGATGCACTTCAGGCTGACATCGACCAGCTGGAGGCAGAGAAGGCAGAGTTAAAGCAGCGATTGAACAGCCAGTCCAAGCGCACGATTGAGGGGCTGCGGGGGCCCCCTCCCTCGGGTATTGCCACCCTGGTCTCTGGCATTGCTGGGG AAGAACAGCAGCGAG GAGGTGCCCCTGGGCAGGCTCCAGGGTCTGTGCCAGGTCCAGGGCTGGTGAAGGACTCTCCACTGCTGCTTCAGCAGATCTCTGCCATGAGGCTGCACATCTCCCAGCTTCAGCATGAGAACAGCACCCTCAAG GGAGCCCAGATGAAGGCATCCTTAGCAGCCCTGCCCCCTCTGCACGTGGCCAAACTCTCTCTCCCGCCCCACGAGGGCCCTGGCAGCGAGCTTGCTGCTGGAGCGCTGTATCGTAAGACCAACCAGCTGCTGGAGACACTGAATCAGTTGAGCGCACGCACGCACGTAGTGGACATCACTCGCTCCAACCCTG CTGCCAAGAGCCCATCGGCCCAGCTCCTGGAGCAGGTGGCTCAGCTCAAGTCCCTAAGCGACACCATTGAGAAGCTCAAG GATGAGGTTCTTAAGGAGACTGTATCTCAGCGCCCTGGAGCCACGGTCCCCACTGACTTTGCCACCTTCCCTTCATCAGCCTTCCTCAGG GCCAAGGAAGAGCAGCAGGATGACACTGTGTACATGGGCAAAGTGACCTTCTCGTGCGCGGCTGGCCTTGGGCAGCGACACCGGCTGGTGCTCACCCAGGAGCAGCTGCACCAGCTCCACGACCGCCTCATCTCCTAA